The window TCGAATATGGCTTCAAAACCTTCTCAGGTTGCAAAGATCTTAAGTAGTCCAGCAAATCATTCTTCTCTTCGCCAACAAATTGTTGCATTTGAAGGGCAGCGTTTTTTCGCCTCACTTCTTGTAGTTCCTATAATGCAGTGACCAGTgagatcaaaaccaaaaaagaaaaggtccCAGTGAAGAAAGTGACATCTGTGCGATGACTTATTTACCATCATgttgaaaagaaataaaatgacTACATTAGAAACTACACCTTTTTCACAGAAGACAATTGCGNNNNNNNNNNNNNNNNNNNNNNNNNNNNNNNNNNNNNNNNNNNNNNNNNNNNNNNNNNNNNNNNNNNNNNNNNNNNNNNNNNNNNNNNNNNNNNNNNNNNNNNNNNNNNNNNNNNNNNNNNNNNNNNNNNNNNNNNNNNNNNNNNNNNNNNNNNNNNNNNNNNNNNNNNNNNNNNNNNNNNNNNNNNNNNNNNNNNNNNNNNNNNNNNNNNNNNNNNNNNNNNNNNNNNNNNNNNNNNNNNNNNNNNNNNNNNNNNNNNNNNNNNNNNNAAGACAATGTCGGGATATATGAAGATAGCTTCAAGCAACGTTCTCAGTTCCATTTGCATCGCACGTCAAAGAAAGAACCTCCATCAGTTCCATTCGATATTCCAAACCTCTGAGATAATGTCCCAACAGCATGGACCTTTTAATAGAAAGCAGACACCATGGTATAAGATGTCTTtgacaagaaaaacaagaacactCTAAAGTTCCTTTTGAGAGGATTTATTTGTGCATCAGTGCATTTAGTTAAATATATGAAATCTATGTTGAGCGTAGCAAGGGACTTAGAGAGTAAGCAAAGCAGTTCTAACCAGAAGAGGAGACGAGCAAGGTAGTCTCGAGTCAGTGAGATAAGAGGCTGAAACTGCAACGATGTGTTCTCTACAAGTTCAGCACAATCTTCATCACTTTTTGCTTTTACCGTTTCAGTAGGTGGGACTTCTGATGCTGGGAACTTGGAGTGCATCCTTGGTGAGAGAGTTGCCAAAAGACCATGAACAACAGAATGAATTGTCTCTTTCACCTCGGGAGCCGCAGGTTCTGACAACTCAGCTACCTGTTTAAAATAGTGTTTAGATGGTCAGACAGAACCAGAAAGAGAAGCAAATATATCTCAAAAGATCAAACATGGCTTCAAAGAGTTTTGCACAAACCTTCTCAGGTTGCAAAGATCTTAAGTAGTCCAGCAAATCATTCTTCTCTTCACCAACAAATTGTTGCATTTGAAGGGCAGCGTGTTTTCGCCTCATTTCTTGTAATTCCTATAATGcagtgagataaaaaaaatgtcacagAAAGATattcacaaaaccaaacaagaaaagaaagaaatgactACACTAGAAACTGTACCTTTTTCACAGAAGACAATTGCGACTGTAAACGGAAGATGTATTCTTGAGCTTCAGAAGATACTCTGCCCAAACCTTCTTCATCAATCATTTCAGTAAGGCTCTGAGTTAAGCTATCCCTAGTGGATGAAACATCATTCTCATCAGTCCCTTTCAAATCGTATTCAGTATGTTCCGGTGTGTGGCTTTCCAAGTCTTCTCCATGCATATCAAGATTCTTTTCAAGAAAAAGCCGATACTCAGCATTCCGCAACGTATACCTGCACATGTGTATCAAAACATCAGAAAGATGTACTCGTATACTCTCTCATATAAAGAGACAATCCCTACAACATACAAGATACCACTACTATGTACTTATAAAGCTAATTTGGTATTACCACACCCAGTCAAGCTGCTTATGTGATATCATAAAAGCAGATCCACAATCTTATTCAATTCGAAAACAAGTATCACTTTCCTACAAATTTGATAATTCTCTCAACTACAAAAATCCACTACCTCTATGTAAATCAGCTTCCACCAAACCGTAAACTATGCCAGAACAAACATCACAATGTTCAAAGAGAACATATCATCTAATCCTAGCTCTTAAACCATTATAGTTCACaactaataaaaacaaaacagagttaaaaaaaaacttcaattacAAATGAAAATAGTATTGATGAGAACATACCCAGTCATCATAGATGAAACCAAAAGCTTAGACAAAGGTTCCCAAAGCGACTCAATATGAACTTGAAACCTATCAGATGGAAGAAGCCCCAACATGCCTGAGATTGTTCTTTTCATTGCATCCAAAGTAGTCACTGGAACATCCTTCTGAATCAAACTCACATCTAATGGTTCAATCTCTTGGATAAGATCAGAAAGGACACCTTTTTTGGAAGGATTAGGTGATCGAGAATCAGAATGGAGAGTGAAGTCGTCGAGAGAGAAGCCATCGTCGCCACGATTACTACTGAAACTGTTCGAAGAAGTTGCGGAAGAAGAAGTAATAGTTGTGAGAGCTTTGCGGAATCTACGATTGAATCGAGGGAGAAGGAAGATGAAAGGAAGAGGCTTTGTGGGTTTACGGAGAAgttgaggaagagaaagagagaaggaagaaataGTCGTTGTCGCCATTAAAGGTGGAAGCTTTAATGGCGGAATTGTacgatttttcttcttcttcttcttcttcctcttcctcttagcatcaaaacaaaccctaattcctCTTTTGAGCTCTCTGTTCTGTTTTATCGTCAGCCACAAAACTAACCGGAACGTGACAAAAACGATGAATGCGACAAAACAACATCGTCAACGGACACGGTTTGGTCCTGACCGGTTTAGTGTAGTGCCAGCTGCTGGTCCATTGGTGAACCTGTGGGATCGCGGTTTTGTCATTCCATGGCCGGTTAAATGGTTGCTGAAGTAACCCGACCCGATCCGAATGAGATGTCTGTGGGCGGGTTCAATCGGACACATTTATTATAATAGTTTGAATTTACATGTCCaagtccaataatataaaattctttGTGAGCAGGTTCAATCCGACATAtttcttataatatattaaattttcatatccaaatccaacaatatagaatttaataactaaataaattatataaattatctatatataaataaaataaaattaattaattgatattaaatccataacatattatataaaatataattataaaattaacaaaatgtttcgaacttaaaaaaaa is drawn from Camelina sativa cultivar DH55 chromosome 1, Cs, whole genome shotgun sequence and contains these coding sequences:
- the LOC104793279 gene encoding uncharacterized protein LOC104793279 isoform X2: MATTTISSFSLSLPQLLRKPTKPLPFIFLLPRFNRRFRKALTTITSSSATSSNSFSSNRGDDGFSLDDFTLHSDSRSPNPSKKGVLSDLIQEIEPLDVSLIQKDVPVTTLDAMKRTISGMLGLLPSDRFQVHIESLWEPLSKLLVSSMMTGYTLRNAEYRLFLEKNLDMHGEDLESHTPEHTEYDLKGTDENDVSSTRDSLTQSLTEMIDEEGLGRVSSEAQEYIFRLQSQLSSVKKELQEMRRKHAALQMQQFVGEEKNDLLDYLRSLQPEKVAELSEPAAPEVKETIHSVVHGLLATLSPRMHSKFPASEVPPTETVKAKSDEDCAELVENTSLQFQPLISLTRDYLARLLFWSMLLGHYLRGLEYRMELMEVLSLTCDANGTENVA
- the LOC104793279 gene encoding uncharacterized protein LOC104793279 isoform X1, with protein sequence MATTTISSFSLSLPQLLRKPTKPLPFIFLLPRFNRRFRKALTTITSSSATSSNSFSSNRGDDGFSLDDFTLHSDSRSPNPSKKGVLSDLIQEIEPLDVSLIQKDVPVTTLDAMKRTISGMLGLLPSDRFQVHIESLWEPLSKLLVSSMMTGYTLRNAEYRLFLEKNLDMHGEDLESHTPEHTEYDLKGTDENDVSSTRDSLTQSLTEMIDEEGLGRVSSEAQEYIFRLQSQLSSVKKELQEVRRKNAALQMQQFVGEEKNDLLDYLRSLQPEKVAELSEPAAPEVKETIHSVVHGLLATLSPKMHSKFPASEVPPTETVKAKSDEDCAELVENTSLQFQPLISLTRDYLARLLFWSMLLGHYLRGLEYRMELMEVLSLTCDANGTENVA